The Paenibacillus sp. FSL R7-0204 genome includes a region encoding these proteins:
- a CDS encoding Fur family transcriptional regulator, whose product MLSTDQILEAMSGQGLRITDQRKTLAKLFGENTGYLSAKDVYEHMGRKYSGLSFDTVYRNLRVMEELGVLEQIVFEEGVKFKASCSQDHHHHHMICLQCMKTYPIQFCPMNLTDPPDQFRVVKHKFEVFGYCKDCEQGREEEPAGAARSKEGR is encoded by the coding sequence ATGCTGTCGACAGATCAAATCCTGGAAGCCATGTCGGGGCAGGGGCTGCGAATCACCGATCAGCGCAAGACGCTTGCCAAATTATTCGGCGAGAATACGGGATATTTGTCTGCGAAGGATGTATATGAGCATATGGGCCGCAAGTATAGCGGGCTGAGCTTCGATACAGTCTACCGTAACCTGCGCGTTATGGAGGAACTGGGGGTACTGGAGCAGATTGTATTTGAAGAAGGCGTCAAATTCAAGGCAAGCTGCAGTCAGGATCACCATCATCACCATATGATTTGTCTGCAGTGTATGAAGACGTACCCGATTCAATTCTGCCCGATGAATCTAACCGATCCGCCGGATCAGTTCCGGGTGGTTAAGCATAAATTCGAGGTATTCGGCTACTGCAAGGATTGTGAGCAGGGAAGAGAAGAAGAGCCGGCCGGGGCCGCCCGCAGCAAAGAGGGACGCTGA
- the yidD gene encoding membrane protein insertion efficiency factor YidD: MASLRRTVQVPIRVYRKFISPLKPATCRFYPTCSAYALEAIEVHGPLKGSWLAARRIARCHPFHPGGLDPVPPRKEQPSGDKPLHTT; encoded by the coding sequence ATGGCTAGCTTACGAAGAACGGTACAGGTCCCTATCCGGGTCTACCGCAAGTTTATCTCGCCGCTCAAGCCTGCTACCTGCCGGTTCTACCCGACCTGTTCGGCTTATGCGCTGGAAGCCATTGAGGTCCATGGACCGCTCAAGGGTTCATGGCTCGCCGCCAGGCGGATCGCCCGCTGTCATCCCTTCCATCCGGGAGGCCTTGACCCGGTGCCGCCGCGCAAAGAGCAGCCATCCGGGGACAAGCCGCTGCATACGACTTGA
- a CDS encoding response regulator transcription factor, whose protein sequence is MLKVLLVDDEAPILSNLNTVLPWQDMGMEVAGLARSGMEALRMAEETPPDLVLCDIRMPVMDGLTFIGKLREMGLTSEVLLLSGYQEFDYAREAIRLGVKEYICKPIHYGELGDKVREIGSRIRSRQYKDKLYNSIPLFQEVPMADEPVKKTPEQLMNQAAQFITERLHADLGIDEVANTIGISSSYFCLLFKNRFGVTFVEYVTQQRIEAAKFMLASSDKSITVISSGVGYQERRYFTKVFLKQTGMTPKEYRSRFRTAEART, encoded by the coding sequence ATGCTAAAAGTATTATTGGTTGACGATGAAGCGCCCATTCTGAGCAATCTCAACACTGTGCTGCCCTGGCAGGACATGGGGATGGAGGTTGCGGGGCTGGCACGAAGCGGGATGGAGGCGCTGCGCATGGCTGAAGAAACGCCGCCTGATCTGGTGCTCTGCGATATCCGCATGCCGGTGATGGATGGACTGACGTTCATCGGCAAGCTGCGGGAGATGGGGCTTACGAGCGAGGTGCTGCTGCTCAGCGGCTACCAGGAATTCGATTATGCGCGTGAAGCGATCCGGCTTGGTGTGAAGGAGTACATCTGCAAGCCGATTCATTACGGGGAGCTTGGCGACAAGGTGCGGGAGATCGGCTCGCGGATTCGCAGCAGGCAGTATAAGGATAAGCTGTATAACAGCATCCCGTTGTTTCAGGAAGTGCCTATGGCTGACGAGCCTGTCAAAAAAACACCGGAGCAGCTGATGAATCAGGCCGCACAGTTCATTACGGAGCGCCTTCATGCGGATCTCGGCATTGATGAGGTGGCGAATACGATTGGCATCAGCAGCAGTTATTTCTGCCTGTTATTCAAGAACCGCTTCGGGGTAACCTTCGTGGAGTATGTCACCCAGCAGCGGATTGAAGCTGCCAAATTCATGCTCGCCAGCAGCGATAAGAGCATCACTGTCATCAGCTCGGGTGTCGGTTATCAGGAACGCCGTTATTTCACCAAGGTGTTCTTGAAGCAGACGGGAATGACCCCCAAGGAATACCGCAGCAGGTTCAGGACGGCTGAAGCCCGTACCTAG
- a CDS encoding metal ABC transporter solute-binding protein, Zn/Mn family, whose protein sequence is MVTKSLRKGLLFAAVLLLTLSLAACGPKSSGSIAQGKVNVITTFYPIYEFTAEIGGDDANVINLLPVGVEPHDWTPRSQDIISTSKAQLFLYNGAGLEGWVPNFLKSLDGDSKTKAVEVSQGVKLITTDEDDGHDHGHEGEGAEADGHGDSLHTDPHTWVSPKSALVMAKNIKDSLQAVDPAHTAGYEERYQKLADRLSALDLKFTEELGKLPNKEIVVSHQAFSYLARDYGLSQHAIMGLSPDAEPRGQDLVKLAALVKAEGIRYIFFEELVSDKLAKTLASETGVSTMVLNPVEGLTEAQQKNGDNYFTLMEKNLQNLILALQ, encoded by the coding sequence ATGGTAACAAAAAGCTTGCGAAAAGGGCTGCTGTTCGCTGCTGTCCTGCTGCTTACGCTGTCGCTGGCGGCATGCGGGCCGAAGAGCAGCGGAAGCATTGCCCAAGGAAAAGTGAACGTTATAACTACTTTTTATCCTATATATGAATTCACTGCCGAAATCGGCGGCGATGATGCCAATGTAATCAACCTGCTTCCTGTAGGGGTTGAGCCGCATGATTGGACACCGCGCAGCCAGGATATCATAAGTACTTCCAAGGCGCAGCTGTTCCTCTATAACGGAGCCGGGCTGGAAGGTTGGGTACCCAATTTCCTTAAGAGCCTCGATGGTGACAGTAAGACCAAGGCTGTAGAGGTTAGCCAAGGGGTGAAGCTGATTACAACGGATGAAGACGATGGGCATGATCACGGCCATGAAGGTGAAGGCGCTGAAGCAGACGGGCATGGCGACAGCCTGCATACCGACCCGCATACCTGGGTAAGCCCTAAGTCGGCGCTTGTGATGGCCAAGAATATCAAGGATAGTCTTCAAGCCGTTGATCCTGCGCATACCGCAGGCTATGAAGAGCGTTATCAGAAGCTCGCTGACCGCCTGAGCGCGCTTGATCTGAAGTTCACCGAAGAGCTGGGCAAGCTGCCTAACAAGGAGATTGTCGTATCTCATCAGGCATTCTCTTATCTGGCGCGTGACTATGGATTGTCGCAGCATGCCATTATGGGGCTGTCGCCGGATGCTGAGCCGCGCGGGCAGGATCTGGTGAAGCTGGCTGCGCTGGTTAAGGCAGAGGGCATCCGTTATATTTTCTTCGAGGAGCTTGTATCTGATAAGCTGGCTAAGACACTGGCAAGTGAGACCGGTGTATCCACGATGGTACTGAACCCGGTAGAAGGATTGACTGAGGCCCAGCAGAAGAACGGGGACAACTATTTCACATTAATGGAGAAAAATTTGCAAAATCTCATTCTGGCCTTACAATGA
- the metG gene encoding methionine--tRNA ligase, translating to MSENKTFYLTTPIYYPSDKLHIGHAYSTVAGDAMARYKRLRGYEVRYLTGTDEHGQKIEEKAGKAGKTPQEFVDGIVVGIKDLWKKLDISNDDFIRTTEERHKKVVADIFDRLLKQGDIYKGEYEGWYCISDETFYTETQLVDIERDADGKITGGKSPDSGHPVELVKEESYFFRMSKYADRLLKFYEENPEFILPESRKNEMINNFIKPGLEDLAVSRTTFDWGVKVKGDEKHVVYVWIDALTNYITALGYGSEDRSLYEKYWPADVHIVGKEIVRFHTIYWPIILMALGEPLPKKVFAHGWLLMKDGKMSKSKGNVVDPVTLIDRYGLDALRYYLLREVPFGSDGTFTPESFVDRINYDLANDLGNLLNRTGAMVEKYFGGELPAYAGQVTAFDGELEAVVQSTYAKVEEAMEKMEFSVALTAIGALISRTNKYIDETQPWVLAKDESRSAELASVMRHLVEGLRTASILLQPFLTGAPAKIWEQLGIQPGELTTWESGRSFGLIPAGTRLVKGDPIFPRLDVAQEVAYIAEAMGAGKPAAAEAAPAAAPAPAAAADPEEEEHKEEIGIDDFAKAELRVAQVIACEPVKKADKLLKLQLDLGYEQRQVVSGIAKFYTPEELVGRKVICIVNLKPVKLRGELSQGMILAASKGEQLTIATVPDSMPNGAIVK from the coding sequence ATGAGTGAGAACAAAACCTTTTATCTAACAACACCGATCTATTATCCGAGCGACAAGCTGCATATCGGGCATGCGTATTCCACGGTAGCCGGTGATGCGATGGCCCGCTACAAGCGGCTGCGCGGCTATGAGGTGCGCTATCTGACGGGGACGGACGAGCATGGGCAGAAGATTGAAGAGAAGGCCGGGAAGGCCGGGAAGACCCCTCAGGAGTTCGTGGACGGGATTGTAGTCGGCATTAAGGATCTGTGGAAGAAGCTGGACATCTCGAATGATGATTTCATCCGTACGACGGAGGAGCGCCACAAGAAGGTGGTTGCGGATATTTTTGACCGCCTGCTGAAGCAGGGGGATATCTACAAAGGGGAATACGAAGGCTGGTATTGTATTTCGGATGAGACCTTCTACACAGAGACGCAGCTGGTGGATATTGAACGGGATGCTGACGGCAAGATTACCGGAGGGAAAAGTCCGGACAGCGGACATCCGGTGGAACTGGTCAAGGAGGAGAGCTATTTCTTCCGCATGAGCAAGTATGCTGACCGCCTGCTGAAGTTCTACGAGGAGAACCCGGAGTTTATCCTGCCGGAATCCCGCAAGAACGAGATGATTAACAACTTTATCAAGCCGGGTCTGGAGGATCTGGCGGTATCCCGTACGACTTTTGACTGGGGCGTTAAGGTAAAAGGGGACGAGAAGCATGTAGTGTACGTGTGGATCGATGCGCTTACCAACTACATTACGGCTCTGGGCTATGGCTCGGAGGACCGCAGTCTGTACGAGAAGTACTGGCCTGCGGATGTACACATCGTCGGAAAGGAAATTGTCCGCTTCCATACGATCTACTGGCCGATCATTCTGATGGCGCTTGGCGAACCCTTGCCGAAGAAGGTATTCGCGCACGGCTGGCTGCTGATGAAGGACGGCAAGATGTCTAAATCCAAGGGAAATGTGGTTGATCCGGTCACGCTGATTGACCGCTACGGCCTGGATGCTCTGCGCTATTATCTGCTGCGCGAGGTTCCCTTCGGCTCGGACGGAACCTTCACGCCGGAGAGCTTCGTGGACCGGATTAACTACGATCTGGCCAATGACCTGGGTAACCTGCTGAACCGGACTGGCGCAATGGTGGAGAAATACTTCGGCGGCGAGCTTCCGGCTTATGCCGGTCAGGTGACCGCATTTGACGGTGAGCTTGAGGCGGTAGTACAGAGTACTTACGCCAAGGTGGAAGAAGCAATGGAGAAGATGGAATTCTCCGTTGCCCTGACTGCGATCGGCGCGCTGATCAGCCGGACGAACAAGTACATTGACGAGACCCAGCCTTGGGTGCTCGCGAAGGACGAGAGCCGCAGCGCTGAGCTGGCTTCGGTGATGAGACATCTGGTCGAGGGACTGCGCACCGCGTCCATCCTGCTCCAGCCGTTCTTGACCGGCGCTCCGGCGAAGATCTGGGAGCAGCTGGGCATTCAGCCGGGCGAGCTGACCACCTGGGAGAGCGGCAGATCCTTCGGCCTGATTCCAGCAGGTACCCGGCTGGTGAAGGGCGACCCGATCTTCCCGCGCCTGGACGTGGCGCAGGAGGTGGCGTACATCGCCGAAGCGATGGGAGCCGGGAAACCGGCCGCTGCAGAGGCGGCGCCAGCAGCGGCACCTGCTCCGGCGGCCGCTGCCGATCCGGAGGAAGAGGAGCATAAGGAAGAAATCGGCATCGACGATTTCGCCAAGGCGGAGCTGCGCGTAGCCCAGGTCATCGCCTGCGAGCCTGTGAAGAAGGCGGATAAGCTGCTGAAGCTGCAGCTGGATCTTGGCTATGAGCAGCGCCAGGTGGTATCCGGCATTGCAAAGTTCTACACACCGGAGGAGCTGGTGGGCCGCAAGGTGATCTGCATTGTGAACCTGAAGCCGGTGAAGCTGCGCGGGGAGCTGTCGCAGGGCATGATCCTGGCCGCCTCCAAAGGCGAGCAGCTGACTATTGCAACTGTGCCGGACAGTATGCCGAACGGAGCAATTGTGAAATAA
- a CDS encoding metal ABC transporter ATP-binding protein translates to MQPVSLDCHQHMIEIQDLSFSYGEQKVISNLNYTVKERDFLGILGSNGAGKTTLLKMIVGLLPATSGEIKLFGQPVRRFKDWERIGYVPQKNAFNPLFPATVREVVLSGLYNNKNLIRRVSKAQHRQCEDALEVMRIQDIAEKRVGQLSGGQQQRVFLARALINHPDLLILDEPTVGIDAETQAGFFELIMHMHAHHHMTFLMVSHDIDMMKNYLGSEPVQKNGKINFYCRHSHDVQDCAVDNLQHTLS, encoded by the coding sequence ATGCAACCGGTATCCCTGGACTGCCATCAGCATATGATCGAAATACAGGATTTGTCCTTCTCCTACGGGGAACAGAAGGTGATCTCGAATCTGAATTATACGGTAAAAGAACGTGATTTCCTCGGTATCCTCGGTTCTAACGGTGCAGGCAAGACGACACTGCTTAAGATGATCGTCGGCCTGCTGCCTGCCACCAGCGGGGAGATCAAATTATTCGGCCAGCCGGTGCGGAGGTTCAAGGACTGGGAGCGGATCGGCTATGTGCCGCAGAAGAATGCGTTCAACCCGCTGTTCCCGGCAACCGTCCGTGAGGTCGTATTGTCCGGTCTGTACAACAACAAGAACCTGATCCGGCGGGTCTCGAAGGCCCAGCACCGGCAGTGCGAGGATGCGCTGGAAGTAATGCGGATTCAGGATATCGCCGAGAAAAGAGTCGGCCAGCTGTCCGGCGGCCAGCAGCAGCGTGTCTTTCTAGCCCGCGCGCTGATCAACCACCCGGATCTGCTGATTCTGGATGAGCCTACCGTCGGCATTGACGCCGAGACCCAGGCCGGATTCTTCGAGCTGATCATGCACATGCATGCCCATCACCATATGACCTTCCTGATGGTCTCGCATGATATCGACATGATGAAGAATTACCTGGGCAGCGAGCCGGTCCAGAAGAATGGTAAAATCAACTTTTACTGCCGCCACTCGCATGATGTGCAGGACTGTGCAGTCGATAATCTGCAGCACACATTGTCCTGA
- a CDS encoding cache domain-containing sensor histidine kinase: MNLRYKLFTAFLGLIIIPLFILGMIMFFVTYNSIEKKYSQQSEYSLKAISYSISNVFKDMDNVTDNGIATSVFHMALSADDPSKQDLTDAEQLSLNASQRNFRSLLYNHPSISYAFLYNFNGKGSSEIVSVFNKENFRTLPYDKFKGSELYQEVMKLNGVPKWLAPHEYPELTGTEAVFTQIRLIKELSFFQNIGILVVQIKNWEFESIFRNLKIGGTDQKVSFMLVNDDGMILLDPDRQLDGQDFRSFTTKDVTFKPGFQSFKTQFGGEKSILSVYHLKEYPWSLVSVTSWDTLSHEVTVFARWFVVVMFLCLLGAVIFNLFFMNRITGGIAVIVRFMRRVEDGDLTTRVEEKGNDEMTLLAKGFNDLMDKINMLFSRVHVEQQRKNQAEMRVLQAQIKPHFLFNTLESINVLAVQNEGRKVSEMVYRLASILRISIQDRDEITLEEEVKHLRNYLDIQKFRFEDLFDYELDIPAELLGCGILKLTLQPLVENSIQHGFEGIGYKGLVSVKVWETQGNLVLRIQDNGIGMTPSQLSMFQYMVNDAAEQQPEARPGQGIHQERRGLGVRSVADRIRIEYGDRYGIFICASPGEGTIIQCVIPKYGQGEGHYAKSIIG; the protein is encoded by the coding sequence ATGAATCTGCGCTACAAATTGTTTACGGCATTCTTAGGCCTGATTATCATTCCGCTGTTCATTCTTGGCATGATTATGTTCTTCGTGACTTATAATTCCATTGAGAAAAAATACAGCCAGCAGTCTGAATATTCGCTCAAAGCGATTAGCTACAGCATTTCTAATGTGTTCAAGGATATGGATAATGTGACTGACAACGGAATTGCCACCTCGGTCTTTCATATGGCGCTCAGTGCGGATGATCCCTCCAAGCAGGATTTAACCGATGCCGAGCAGCTCAGCCTGAATGCCAGCCAGCGTAATTTCCGCAGTCTGCTCTATAATCATCCATCGATCAGCTATGCTTTCCTGTATAATTTCAACGGTAAAGGGAGCTCTGAGATCGTCTCGGTCTTCAACAAGGAGAACTTCCGCACCCTGCCCTATGACAAGTTCAAAGGCAGCGAGCTGTACCAGGAGGTCATGAAGCTGAACGGGGTTCCGAAATGGCTGGCCCCGCATGAGTACCCCGAGTTGACCGGAACGGAGGCTGTATTTACGCAAATCCGGCTGATTAAGGAGCTTAGCTTCTTTCAGAATATCGGCATTCTGGTCGTGCAGATCAAGAATTGGGAGTTCGAGTCGATTTTCCGCAATCTTAAGATTGGGGGCACCGACCAGAAGGTGTCTTTCATGCTGGTTAACGATGACGGGATGATTCTGCTGGACCCGGACAGGCAGCTGGACGGGCAGGATTTCCGCAGCTTCACCACAAAGGATGTTACGTTTAAGCCCGGCTTTCAGAGCTTCAAGACGCAGTTCGGCGGCGAGAAAAGCATTCTGTCGGTCTATCATCTCAAGGAGTATCCCTGGAGTCTGGTCTCGGTCACTTCTTGGGATACTCTGTCTCATGAGGTGACGGTGTTCGCCCGCTGGTTCGTCGTAGTGATGTTCCTGTGCCTCCTGGGCGCTGTCATCTTCAATCTGTTTTTCATGAACCGGATTACTGGCGGGATTGCTGTGATCGTGCGCTTCATGCGAAGGGTGGAGGATGGAGACCTTACTACCCGTGTTGAGGAGAAGGGCAACGATGAGATGACGCTGCTGGCCAAAGGCTTCAATGATCTTATGGACAAAATCAACATGCTGTTCAGCCGGGTTCATGTGGAACAGCAGCGCAAGAATCAGGCGGAAATGCGTGTGCTGCAGGCCCAGATCAAGCCGCATTTTCTGTTCAATACTCTGGAATCGATCAATGTGCTGGCTGTTCAGAATGAAGGCCGCAAGGTGAGCGAGATGGTCTACCGGCTGGCTAGTATTCTAAGGATAAGCATTCAGGACAGGGATGAGATCACGCTGGAGGAAGAGGTTAAGCATCTGCGCAATTATCTGGATATCCAGAAATTCCGGTTCGAGGACCTGTTCGATTATGAGCTTGATATTCCGGCAGAGCTGCTGGGCTGCGGGATTCTGAAGCTTACGCTCCAGCCGCTGGTGGAGAACAGCATTCAGCATGGTTTTGAGGGGATAGGGTATAAGGGTCTGGTGAGTGTCAAGGTCTGGGAGACCCAAGGCAATCTGGTGCTGCGGATACAGGATAACGGAATCGGGATGACTCCGTCCCAGCTGTCGATGTTTCAATACATGGTGAATGACGCGGCAGAGCAGCAGCCGGAAGCCAGGCCGGGGCAGGGCATTCATCAGGAGCGGCGGGGGCTGGGTGTACGAAGTGTTGCAGACCGGATACGAATCGAATACGGCGACAGATATGGGATTTTCATATGTGCAAGTCCTGGGGAAGGAACGATCATCCAGTGCGTCATTCCGAAATACGGGCAGGGGGAAGGCCATTATGCTAAAAGTATTATTGGTTGA
- a CDS encoding metal ABC transporter permease has protein sequence MEILFSDFFQRALAGGLMIGITAPLIGVFLVLRRLSMIGDTLAHVTIAGVALGFLTGFYPLGAGLIFAVVASFAIEKLRKAYKSYAELSIAIIMSGGVALASLFFTLGKGYNADVMSYLFGSIYTLNTTDLIVVGIVTIAVVVVVTLFFKEFFLLSFEEDAASVSGLPVKLLNMLITVLTALVISTAIKIVGSLLVSALLTIPVAISLLLSRSFKSSVILSVAIAEIAVIGGLVIAGVWNLAPGATIVLLLIALLTLTLIGKKGLPA, from the coding sequence TTGGAAATCCTGTTTAGTGATTTTTTCCAGCGGGCGCTGGCCGGCGGGCTGATGATTGGCATTACGGCGCCGCTGATCGGCGTTTTTCTGGTGCTGCGTCGTCTGTCCATGATCGGAGATACACTGGCGCATGTTACGATTGCCGGGGTAGCGCTGGGCTTCTTGACCGGCTTTTATCCGCTGGGGGCGGGGCTAATCTTTGCGGTTGTGGCCTCATTTGCCATTGAGAAGCTGCGCAAAGCCTACAAAAGCTACGCTGAGCTGTCCATTGCGATCATCATGTCGGGCGGTGTAGCGCTGGCCTCACTTTTTTTCACCCTGGGCAAAGGTTATAATGCAGATGTGATGAGCTATCTGTTCGGCAGTATCTATACGCTCAATACAACCGATCTTATCGTAGTAGGAATCGTAACGATTGCCGTTGTGGTGGTTGTAACTTTATTCTTCAAGGAATTCTTCCTGCTCAGCTTCGAGGAGGATGCGGCCAGTGTCAGCGGACTTCCGGTGAAGCTGCTCAATATGCTGATTACGGTGTTAACGGCTCTGGTGATCAGTACGGCAATCAAGATTGTCGGCTCGCTGCTGGTCTCTGCGCTGTTGACCATTCCTGTAGCTATTAGTCTGCTGCTATCCCGCAGCTTCAAGTCTTCGGTTATTCTGTCCGTGGCGATTGCCGAGATTGCCGTTATTGGCGGACTGGTCATTGCTGGAGTATGGAATCTGGCTCCGGGAGCAACGATTGTTCTGCTGTTAATTGCACTATTGACCCTAACCCTCATCGGCAAAAAAGGGCTGCCAGCCTAA
- a CDS encoding copper amine oxidase N-terminal domain-containing protein yields MNLKKVFLVAVLAVSQSVAAIPAWAAPVSTESTTPQSVNAAANTANTQLQPGSTDPLPPAGTVIPTPTPAPVPTASPVQGIPAVTETPAPAATEVPGATAAPVDGTVPTDAVMPTATPVTDTPMTPSMTTSAFGEGQLILMMNSNKMFRNGTPYTANQPMAVKNGVSYVSIRAMVEMVGVAFTYDAKTKEVIVTKGTSIMRFKTDSKIYTVNGTKFTMKGPAYQFKGTFMIPLTSITYALNIPYTVDNVQKRVILTLNTKPTASFTVQPKEIYAGETTVNYVTSSSSPNGTPIVEERWSDNKQDIYDQPGFYTVIYSVRDANNMWSDPYPVTIQVLQPNQPPVAQFTTDKEEYKMGEPVILTDTSYDPENEELTVTWNNRALAYFNPGPVPIQLTVTDKHGLSSTAEKIINITSEQLYTQDEVTKLFTIPGDVISMDGGMIPALPNLPYTLSSEGYTLIRSNSPETVNTEGVLYRETSVGNTRFLVHHMNNMSTRQKLYVIATNNNLYPTTITTQYLGIAGPVVSPEYTGKISVEKYYNSMITGSAQSQITLQPGQSMSIMTDLNKVAMKPKDVMSLSADLNSDYPVLYNVVMVEQSKDPLAELPILPILDRDGVHNRGTYPDSTRIMNVTDLVGTTQSKLILGDNVNDKNLDGIDPMNGTTASNSGNFGVLYKIVLERVAANTLITFNPRGGGYLGSILVNGTIVNVPNKGKLDKSDMNAVVYRTGEYESRVEMVFTVASGSNLPVNFVFTPLPAKK; encoded by the coding sequence ATGAATTTGAAAAAAGTATTTTTAGTGGCAGTACTGGCTGTATCGCAATCGGTTGCAGCCATTCCGGCTTGGGCCGCGCCTGTCAGCACAGAGAGTACAACACCTCAGAGCGTTAACGCAGCGGCAAACACCGCTAACACACAGCTTCAGCCCGGGTCAACAGATCCCCTGCCTCCGGCAGGCACAGTAATACCGACCCCTACGCCGGCACCTGTTCCTACAGCATCACCGGTTCAAGGCATTCCAGCAGTAACAGAGACTCCGGCTCCGGCCGCAACTGAGGTTCCAGGTGCAACAGCTGCTCCTGTGGACGGCACTGTTCCGACTGATGCAGTTATGCCTACGGCTACTCCGGTTACGGATACGCCTATGACTCCAAGTATGACTACCTCTGCTTTTGGGGAAGGCCAGCTTATTCTGATGATGAACAGCAATAAGATGTTCAGAAATGGCACGCCTTACACCGCCAATCAGCCAATGGCTGTCAAGAACGGTGTCTCTTACGTATCGATCCGCGCAATGGTGGAAATGGTAGGCGTTGCCTTCACGTATGATGCCAAAACCAAAGAGGTCATTGTGACCAAGGGTACCAGCATTATGCGCTTCAAGACAGACAGCAAAATCTATACCGTCAATGGTACTAAGTTCACCATGAAGGGACCGGCTTACCAGTTCAAAGGCACCTTCATGATTCCGCTAACCTCTATTACCTATGCACTTAATATTCCTTATACCGTGGATAATGTGCAGAAGCGGGTTATTCTTACGCTGAATACGAAGCCGACTGCTTCCTTCACAGTTCAGCCCAAGGAAATCTATGCCGGTGAGACTACTGTGAATTATGTGACCTCCAGTTCTTCCCCGAACGGTACGCCGATTGTTGAAGAACGTTGGAGTGACAACAAGCAGGATATCTATGATCAGCCGGGCTTCTATACGGTTATCTATTCGGTACGGGATGCCAATAACATGTGGAGTGATCCTTATCCGGTGACAATTCAGGTACTGCAGCCCAATCAGCCGCCAGTGGCCCAGTTCACCACAGATAAAGAGGAATACAAAATGGGTGAGCCGGTAATCCTGACCGATACCAGCTATGATCCTGAGAATGAAGAGCTGACCGTTACCTGGAATAATCGGGCGCTGGCCTACTTTAATCCCGGACCTGTACCTATCCAGTTGACAGTAACTGATAAGCATGGCCTTAGCAGTACTGCTGAGAAGATCATTAATATTACCAGCGAGCAATTGTATACGCAGGATGAAGTAACGAAGCTGTTCACCATTCCGGGGGATGTCATCAGTATGGACGGCGGGATGATCCCGGCGCTCCCTAACCTGCCGTATACGCTGTCGTCCGAAGGCTACACCCTGATCCGCAGCAACAGCCCGGAGACCGTTAATACTGAAGGTGTACTGTACCGTGAGACTTCTGTAGGCAACACCCGCTTCCTTGTGCACCATATGAACAATATGTCTACTAGACAGAAGCTCTATGTGATCGCTACGAACAATAACCTGTATCCTACGACGATTACTACCCAGTATCTGGGGATCGCCGGTCCGGTTGTATCTCCGGAATATACAGGTAAAATATCGGTTGAGAAATACTATAATTCCATGATTACCGGTTCTGCCCAATCGCAGATTACCCTGCAGCCGGGACAGAGCATGTCTATTATGACAGACCTGAACAAAGTGGCTATGAAGCCAAAAGACGTTATGTCTCTCAGTGCGGATCTGAATAGTGATTATCCTGTTCTATACAATGTGGTGATGGTCGAGCAGTCCAAAGATCCGCTTGCTGAACTGCCAATTCTGCCGATTCTAGACCGCGACGGCGTGCATAACCGGGGAACCTATCCGGATTCTACACGCATCATGAATGTGACGGACCTGGTGGGCACAACACAGTCCAAGCTGATCTTGGGCGATAACGTCAATGATAAGAACCTGGACGGCATTGATCCGATGAATGGGACAACAGCCTCCAACTCCGGTAACTTCGGGGTTCTGTACAAAATTGTATTGGAACGTGTCGCAGCCAACACGCTGATCACCTTCAACCCGCGTGGGGGAGGGTACCTTGGATCAATCCTCGTGAACGGCACGATTGTAAATGTGCCGAATAAGGGTAAGTTAGATAAGTCGGACATGAACGCCGTAGTCTACCGTACCGGAGAATACGAAAGCCGTGTGGAGATGGTCTTCACCGTCGCTTCCGGCAGCAACCTGCCCGTTAACTTTGTCTTCACCCCGCTTCCGGCGAAAAAATAA